Genomic DNA from Garra rufa chromosome 22, GarRuf1.0, whole genome shotgun sequence:
ATGCCATGTTTGTAGGTCCTGGTTACATTCCTCTGGAGTGGAAACCGGTAAGTCTTTTGGGATGTTCTCAGAAGGTAACAGTTTTTGAAAAAAGCTCATCACAGATGCATTTACACTGCCATTTGAAAGTTaaggaacagtaagatttgtaatgaatttttaaaaatgtgtcttatactcatcaaggctgaatttatttgatcaaaaatccaaaaaaaaaaaaaaacagtaatattgtgaaatattattttaatgtaaaataactgttattttttaaaatgtaatttattcctgtgaagcaaagctgaattttcagcatcagtactccagtctttagtgtcacaagatccttcagaaatcattccaatatgctgaattattatcaacgttgaaatgaaaacagttgtgctgcttaatatttagtttgaacctttgatacttttttcaggatttttttaataaataaaaagtaaaaaaaaaaaaacaccatttacagtatttaaaatagaaatattttataacgATATAAACcaccatttttgtttttgtttttttggaaagaaaaatcacttttattcaccaaggatgtgttaaattgataataaagtgatagcaaagacttatattgttagaaaatatttctgttttaaataattgctattctttttttactttttattcatcaaagaatactggaaaaaacacagattccaaaaaaataagcagcacagctgtttccaacattgataataaaagtaataaatcagtatattagaatgatttctaaaggatgaaaattcatctttgaatcacaggaataaattatattttaaaatccattaaaaccgacccattattttaaactgtaataatatttaacaataatttttccgtatttttgatcaagtaaatgcagccttgatgagcataagaaaattattttaaaacattaaaagtcttttgaacagcagtgtatttaCAGTAAACTAGTGAtgttgtaatattattacaatttaaatgactgttttctataataattttaatatttgaaaatgtaatttattcttaatTTATTCTAAGATgattttttagcagccattactccagtcttcagtgtcacatgattcttaagAAATAATATCtaattctattatgctgatttggtgaGAACATGTCCTattaataacaatttttttactattttgtaaCATAAGTCTTTACTACCACTTTTAGTTAATTTAATGCATTCGTGCTGAATGAAAATCTTAATTTTTTCCAACAAAATCTCACTGAACCCAAACCTTTTAACAGAACTGTATGCAAAGATTTTAAAGCATGTGCCTGTTGTATGATATTGTCTGTCAGCATGTCTAATATGacttgttttgttgtttgtgttTTCTAACAGGAGAATCAACAAGATATAATGTACTTACAGTTCTGTAGATTGTGCCAAGGCTATAAAGCCCCAAGGTCACATCACTGTCGCAAATGTAACAGGTAGATTTGTTTAAGAAAAcaaacagtttttttaataatatggaTGCATTTTTAAGCTGAAgtgtgtcattaaaaaaaaaactatatcttTTCCCGTCCCACTTTAATATGCTGAGAGATAAGTCATTATAATTAGGTTATATAGGTTATATAATTAGGTTCATTTTCCTGAAAAACACATTCTCAACCAGCCAAATACGGCAACATTGGCTCAAGCGACCAATGTTAGATATTTGAGAGCCATATTTGagaaacctgtttggaaacaaTTATTATTGTTGCATTTTCATTTTGATGACACTTGAGGCACATAAATTACAGGCTTCAGCTTTttgttcatgttgttccaaacctgtggaCCCCAACATTCTCGAAaatagtcatacaggtttgaaactatGTGTGTAAATTATGACTAATTGTTTGaatgaaatgtaatttttgggtgaactgtttctttaaggattcatttattattaaaccacattgtgctttttaaaaatgtataattaatataaaaatggtTTCTTTTCTCAGGTGTGTGATGAAGATGGATCATCATTGTCCCTGGATTAACAACTGTTGTGGTCATTTGAATCATGCATACTTCACCAGCTTCCTCCTGCTTGCTCCACTGGGCTGCATACATGCCGCTCTGATATTTATCATGACCATGTATACTCAACTTTATGACCGGGTAAGTGTTTTCTCACGTTGTTTCATCTTATTTTTGATGTGTTCaattctaaaaacaaacaaaactgtaGCACGGACAAATAATGtacatgtaatttaaaatattacctAAAAACATTAATTCAGGAAGGGCTTGAATAAGCTAAGATAAGCTTCTGTTGAAATGTTCATACATTTCATAATGACTAATGCTCAGGCTGGTTTTCTTACTCATGTCTGGCGTGGTAATGTTCTGCACATTTTCTTGGCTTTAGATCTCATTTGGCTGGAGCTCAGTGAAGATTGACATGAGCGCTGCTCGGCACATCCACCATCCCATCATGCCTTTCAGCATTGCAGCATTTGCAGCCACTCTCTTTGCACTGGGACTGGCACTGGGTACTACTATTGCTGTTGGGATGTTGTTTTTTATTCAGGTAGGATATGATGTGTCATTTTGAACTCATTCCTTcctttgctttttttttcacaaaaattcagaattcatAGCTTGCTTGTGAGGATTTTTCCCATATAAGTGAATTTTGATcagaaatgttttcttttttcttttagatGAAGGTGATTCTTCGAAACAAAACCTCAATAGAAGCATGGATTGAGGAGAAAGTAAGCTTGTTTACAGTGTGCTTATCTGCTAAAGGAGGTGACATAATCCAATATGCTTATAATCCAATACACAGCAACACTCTTTCAGGAGTAGACTTTTAAAGTCTTCCCTGAGCTGTAAGCACTTAGTGTCATCGAAATTTACACGCACAGAGGTGCAGAAAGTCTTTTGACCGGTTCCTCAAGTTCAAGAATCCAGACAGAAATCAATatacacaactgttcaaaagtttggaatcagtctcttattctcaccaagactgcgtttatttgatcaaaactgcagtaaacagtaatattgtgaaatattattacaaatttatttatttattatgtatttatttaaaacaaaaatgaaaaagattctatttttatatttaattaattttgttttattattttagtatttattttggtTACTTGGTTTTCAAAACTTGCTGCTAAATAGTTTGTGAAAATGGTGATGCTCGATTCTTTGATGtattaaaaagttcaaaagaacagcatttatttaaaattatttgaaatcttttaacattttaaaagactttattctcatttctgatcaatttaatgcgtcattgctaaataaaaatatttctttaaaaaaaaaaacgtattgaccacaaacttttgaacagtagtgtaatcatttaatatttaaataattttgaaatgTACTTAAAGGGTTACTATGAAACTATTTCCGCCActgactaaaaaataaataaaggtaattttgactttttgtcttacaattctgacttttttttttcacaattttgagtttacatctcttaattctaactttttttctcagaattgcgtgatacaattctgacgtgagatataaactcgcagtcgagaattgcaagatgtaaacccacaattctgatgaagtcaaaactgtgagatagaaaatcgcagttctgaggaaaaagtcagaattgtaagaaaaaggtcagaattgcgggatacaaacttgcattagtgagaaaaaaatctgaattgtgagatataaactcgcatttgcgagaaagtcCGATTTTCAAGATGTAaagtcgcatttgtgagaaaaagtcagaattctgtgatacgaactcacatttatgagaaaaaatgtcagaattgtgagatgcaaactcaaaattgtgagaaaaagtcagaattgtgagatattaacttgcatttgtgagaagaaaagtcagaattacaagatatagacttgcatttgtgagaaaaagtcagaattacaagatataaacttgcatttgtgagaaaaagtcagtattgcaagatgcaaactcacattCGTGaggaataaaaagtcagaattgcaagaaaaaagtcagatttgcaagatataaacttgcatttgcgagaaaaaaaatcaaaattctgagatctaaacttgcatttgtgaggaaaaaagtcagaattctgaaatataaactcggaatggcaagaaaaaatcataattgtgagatataaacttggaattgtgagatataaacttgcatttgtgagaaaaaggtcagaattacaagatataaacttgcatttgtgagaaaaaggtcagaattacaagatataaacttgcatttgtgagaaaaaagtcagtattgcaaggtacaaactcacatttgtgaggggaaaaattgcaagaaaaaagtcagatttgcaagacagAAACTTGAATTTGccagaaaaattcagaattgcaagatatgaacttgcacttgtgagaaaaagtcagtattgcaagatgcaaactcacattCGTGaggaataaaaagtcagaattgcaagaaaaaagtcagatttgcaagatataaacttgcatttgcgagaaaaaaaatcaaaattctgagatataaacttgcgtttgtgaggaaaaaagtcagaattctgaaatataaactcggaatggcaagaaaaaatcataattgtgagatataaacttggaattgtgagatataaacttgcatttgtgagaaaaaggtcagaattacaagatataaacaagatataaaagtcagatttgcaagacagAAACTTGAATTTGccagaaaaaattcagaattgcaagatatgaacttgcacttgtgagaaaaaaaatcatgcgATACAAACttgcctttgcaaaaaaaagtgaactgcgagatataaactcggaatagcAGGAAAAATTGCAATTTTTGTTTGCTTTCGGTAATTATTATTTAGTGTCGGAAATGAGCTTCCATTTCATTTGTAACTGAAATTGAATGTAACTGAAATATTTTGTCCTTAaattatctttcaattctgagataTTAAAATTTATAAGGTAATAAtagcaaaatgcagtttaaaatagtttcaaatagaGCTCAGGATATAGCACAAAAAATTGCATGTTGACTTTCCAAGTGCAAAAACAGTATAAACATTCAAGTCATGTTTATTTGATCTTTGTGGCTAGATGAGACATTATGTGGGTATAGGACTATAAATTCAGTAAGTCATTTGTGTTTTATTACATTAAAGCCAGAATCTCTGTGTTCCCAGGCCAAAGACAGAATCCAGTACTACCAAACAGGTGAAGAATTCATCTTCCCCTATGACCTAGGCAGTCGATGGGAAAACTTCAAGCAGGTGTTCACCTGGTCCGGCTCCCCCATGGGCGATGGAATGGAATGGCCTGTGCATGAGAAGTGTAACCAGTACACTCTAACCGTATGTACTCAACATAATACATATAACTAATCATTCAATAGATATTACATTACTGGCTTATACAGCTCTATAGCTCAGTTTGTAATGATATTCTTgtctcctcttttttttttttttttagattgagcAGCTTAAACAAAAACATGATAAACGCCAGAGGAGTGTGAGTATAGCCACAATCAATTTTAAACACTAGAGGGCAGCATTTACTAAAGGACTGACACAATGGTGACCATCTGCTTCACAGGTGGAATACAGAGTGGTGGAGGACTACAATGGTGCTTGCTGCCCATTGGGAAAGGgtctaaatactttttttagaaCACCTTGTACAGAGGAACCAAGGATTCAACTCACAAAGGGAGAGACCATCTTTGCTACAAGAGGAACAAAGTGAGCCATCtttatttgctgttttttttttttttcttaatgacCCAATAATTACTCACCATTATGTGGTTCCAAACCGGTAAGACCTTCATTTACCCTTAaagcacaaattaagaaatttttaatgaaatccgagtgcTTGCTGACCCTAAAATCACCATtaaattatggttaaaccactaaCGTCATATGAACTACTTTAACAAtatctttactacttttctgggccttgaaaatggtagttgtgttgcagtCTATGTATGGACATAAAGCTTTCAgattttgtgttccgaagatgacaAAGGTCTTattgggtttgaaacgacatgagggtgagtaattagtgacagaattttcatttttgggtgaatcatCACTTTAATGGTCCATAGCTTTCACTGGTGACTGTTGAAATATATATgtcaaattttaattattaaattagccaagcatgttttaacatattttaggCAGTTTTAATGCCATgttgtataatgtataatatataatataatgtaatgtttggagtcagtaagacttatttttacttttattcagcaaggatgcct
This window encodes:
- the LOC141297405 gene encoding palmitoyltransferase ZDHHC6, coding for MNILSAIIVFENLHEVKRLFHWGPIIALTVIGVCSSMAMLDSIIWYWPLDTTGGSINFIMLINWTVLILYNYFNAMFVGPGYIPLEWKPENQQDIMYLQFCRLCQGYKAPRSHHCRKCNRCVMKMDHHCPWINNCCGHLNHAYFTSFLLLAPLGCIHAALIFIMTMYTQLYDRISFGWSSVKIDMSAARHIHHPIMPFSIAAFAATLFALGLALGTTIAVGMLFFIQMKVILRNKTSIEAWIEEKAKDRIQYYQTGEEFIFPYDLGSRWENFKQVFTWSGSPMGDGMEWPVHEKCNQYTLTIEQLKQKHDKRQRSVEYRVVEDYNGACCPLGKGLNTFFRTPCTEEPRIQLTKGETIFATRGTKWWMYGDKVLNEEHAKAGVRIRGWFPRRCVEKCHYDSANNSTSEEKKEQ